The Sorangiineae bacterium MSr11367 genome window below encodes:
- a CDS encoding alpha-ketoacid dehydrogenase subunit beta: protein MATMVQAIRMALHVGEERLGVTDVFGQDLGPPLGGVFTQSQGIKCSWNSPLDERGIIGCAIGLALAGARPVCEIQFCDYVYNIIDLLKLGGGMYWSSNGQWNLPLVMMTPVGSGIHGSIYHSHSFDATATHIPGWKIVMPSNPRDAYGLMLSAIADPNPVMFLAPKALLRAKALPGEEIPGEPDERALSKMIDAPLGDRSKWTPSWPATPDLFIPIGKASTVRPGRDVTCVTYGRMVPLCKKAADELASDGVDVEVIDLRTLIPYDWEHLKESISRTGRVLFVNEDTEVTNFGEHLLRRTVEELFYQLLAPPRLLAGAFVPGVGLADALDTASVPQKTEISSVLRELAGHQP, encoded by the coding sequence ATGGCCACCATGGTGCAAGCCATCCGCATGGCGCTCCACGTCGGTGAAGAGCGCCTCGGGGTGACGGACGTCTTCGGTCAGGATCTCGGCCCGCCGCTCGGCGGCGTGTTCACGCAGTCGCAGGGCATCAAGTGCTCGTGGAACTCGCCGCTCGACGAGCGCGGCATCATCGGTTGCGCCATCGGCCTCGCCCTCGCGGGCGCGCGGCCCGTGTGCGAGATTCAGTTCTGCGACTACGTGTACAACATCATCGACCTGCTCAAGCTCGGTGGCGGCATGTACTGGTCGTCCAACGGGCAGTGGAATCTCCCGCTGGTGATGATGACGCCCGTGGGCTCGGGCATCCACGGCAGCATCTACCACTCGCACTCGTTCGACGCGACGGCGACGCACATCCCGGGCTGGAAGATCGTGATGCCGTCCAATCCGCGCGACGCGTACGGGTTGATGCTCAGCGCCATCGCCGATCCGAACCCTGTCATGTTCCTCGCGCCCAAGGCGCTGCTCCGCGCGAAGGCCCTGCCGGGCGAGGAGATCCCCGGGGAGCCGGACGAGCGCGCCCTGAGCAAGATGATCGACGCGCCGCTGGGCGACCGCAGCAAGTGGACGCCGAGCTGGCCGGCCACGCCGGACTTGTTCATTCCGATTGGCAAGGCATCCACGGTTCGCCCCGGGCGCGACGTGACGTGCGTCACGTACGGCCGCATGGTGCCGCTCTGCAAAAAGGCGGCGGACGAATTGGCGAGCGACGGCGTCGACGTGGAGGTCATCGACCTGCGCACGTTGATCCCGTACGACTGGGAGCATCTGAAAGAGAGCATCTCACGCACCGGCCGCGTGCTCTTCGTGAACGAGGACACCGAGGTGACGAACTTCGGCGAGCACCTGCTTCGCCGCACGGTGGAGGAGCTCTTCTACCAGCTGCTCGCGCCGCCGCGTCTTCTGGCCGGTGCATTCGTTCCGGGCGTCGGCCTGGCCGACGCACTGGATACGGCGAGCGTGCCGCAGAAGACCGAGATTTCGAGCGTGCTGCGCGAGCTTGCCGGGCACCAGCCGTAG
- a CDS encoding thiamine pyrophosphate-dependent dehydrogenase E1 component subunit alpha has protein sequence MSTTPIQEHFYPDTKLSPDVLIRLHELMLRSRLLEERLIRMQKQGDGYFWIGGPGEEAFNVSLGLLVDKGRGPAHDYLHLHYRSSATMVAMGIDPADAMRQMKNTATDPYSGGRNFVNHYSIPEWNVVPVSSPIEVQFSMAPGTALVQKRFGGRGITIVQGGDAGTAEGDFASCLIWSTRPGMELPVLMIVTNNEFGISTPAAEQHGEKRIADRGKAFGMQTAVVDGNDPETAYAAIKQAMDYVRTERRPFLLEAKVSRLYGHSSSSGANFVTGDVDCLARFEKRLEERGILSRAKMDELRVQETQALLEMSKRVRVEPQPKGPTIYDHVFAPTEVGGEARARQDAMCAVGKTAEINNKEQS, from the coding sequence GTGAGCACGACGCCAATCCAAGAACACTTCTATCCCGATACCAAGCTGTCTCCCGACGTGCTCATCCGCTTGCACGAGCTGATGTTGCGTTCGCGCCTGCTGGAAGAGCGGTTAATCCGCATGCAGAAGCAGGGCGACGGCTATTTTTGGATCGGCGGTCCAGGCGAAGAGGCCTTCAACGTGTCCCTCGGCCTTCTGGTCGATAAGGGGCGCGGCCCGGCGCACGACTACCTGCACCTGCACTACCGATCCAGCGCCACGATGGTGGCCATGGGCATCGACCCGGCCGACGCAATGCGGCAGATGAAGAACACCGCCACCGACCCGTATTCGGGCGGCCGCAACTTCGTGAACCACTACTCGATCCCCGAGTGGAACGTGGTCCCCGTCTCCTCGCCCATCGAGGTGCAATTCTCCATGGCGCCCGGCACCGCGCTCGTTCAAAAGCGCTTCGGTGGTCGCGGTATCACCATCGTGCAGGGCGGCGACGCCGGCACGGCCGAGGGGGACTTTGCCAGCTGCCTCATTTGGAGCACCCGCCCGGGGATGGAATTGCCCGTCCTCATGATCGTCACCAACAACGAGTTCGGCATCTCCACACCGGCGGCCGAGCAACACGGCGAGAAGCGCATCGCGGACCGAGGCAAGGCTTTCGGCATGCAAACCGCGGTGGTCGACGGCAACGATCCCGAGACGGCGTACGCGGCCATCAAGCAAGCGATGGACTACGTGCGCACCGAGCGCAGGCCGTTCTTGCTCGAGGCCAAGGTCTCCCGTCTTTACGGGCACTCTTCGTCCTCGGGCGCCAACTTCGTCACGGGCGACGTGGATTGTTTGGCCCGTTTCGAGAAGCGGCTCGAGGAACGCGGCATTTTGAGCCGAGCGAAGATGGACGAGCTACGTGTTCAGGAGACGCAGGCACTTCTCGAAATGTCCAAGCGTGTCCGCGTCGAGCCGCAGCCCAAAGGTCCGACCATTTACGATCACGTCTTTGCCCCGACCGAGGTCGGCGGCGAGGCGAGAGCCCGCCAAGATGCCATGTGCGCCGTGGGAAAGACGGCCGAGATCAACAACAAGGAACAATCGTAA
- the pheA gene encoding prephenate dehydratase, with the protein MSIEALRAQIDATDERILELLNERATLAVAIGHAKRAAHAPGADNKQGAEKLLRDPERERAVLDRLAALAKGQFPQQAVRAVFREIMSGCLSLEQPLHVAFLGPEGTFTQMAARYLFGLSAQYREAATIEGVFDAVRTGDAALGVVAIENSTEGSVTLTADLLIEGNVVVREELVLLIEHALLARDSVPFSSVQRVYSHPQALAQCRGWLTKNLPGAQLVQTASTTAAARQALLDTAGAAVASPLAAELHGLQILRERIQDRTENATRFVVLGKEDAPRTGRDRTSLAFSVKDQRGALRRVLSAFEDEGVNLSRLESRPSQQKPWDYVFLVDLEGHRTDETVQRALENLRSSCDMVKVLGSYARRDPIRLTSIP; encoded by the coding sequence ATGTCGATCGAAGCGCTGCGGGCACAGATAGATGCCACGGATGAACGGATCCTCGAGCTGTTGAACGAACGCGCCACCTTGGCCGTGGCCATCGGGCATGCCAAGCGTGCGGCGCATGCACCGGGCGCCGACAACAAGCAGGGCGCCGAGAAGCTGCTGCGCGATCCCGAGCGCGAGCGGGCAGTGCTCGACCGGCTCGCCGCGCTGGCGAAGGGGCAATTTCCGCAGCAGGCCGTGCGCGCCGTGTTTCGCGAGATCATGAGCGGCTGCCTGTCGCTCGAGCAGCCACTGCACGTTGCCTTCCTTGGTCCCGAGGGAACCTTCACGCAGATGGCCGCGCGCTACCTCTTCGGCCTTTCGGCGCAGTACCGCGAGGCGGCCACCATCGAGGGCGTCTTCGACGCGGTGCGCACGGGCGACGCGGCGCTCGGGGTGGTGGCCATCGAGAACTCGACGGAGGGCAGCGTCACCCTGACGGCGGACTTGCTCATCGAGGGAAACGTGGTCGTGCGCGAAGAGCTGGTGCTGCTCATCGAGCATGCGCTGCTCGCACGCGACAGCGTCCCCTTCTCCTCCGTGCAGCGCGTGTATTCGCATCCGCAGGCGCTGGCGCAGTGCCGCGGGTGGCTCACGAAGAACTTGCCCGGCGCGCAGCTCGTGCAGACGGCATCGACGACGGCCGCGGCGCGGCAGGCACTGCTCGACACCGCAGGCGCCGCCGTGGCGAGTCCCCTCGCCGCCGAGCTTCACGGGCTTCAGATCTTGCGCGAGCGCATTCAGGATCGCACCGAGAACGCGACGCGCTTCGTGGTGCTCGGCAAAGAGGACGCGCCGCGCACCGGCCGCGATCGCACGTCGCTCGCGTTCTCGGTGAAGGACCAGCGCGGCGCGCTTCGACGCGTGCTGTCGGCCTTCGAGGACGAAGGCGTTAATCTGAGCCGCCTCGAATCGCGCCCGAGCCAGCAGAAACCGTGGGACTACGTCTTTCTCGTAGACCTCGAAGGCCACCGCACCGACGAAACCGTGCAGCGCGCGCTGGAGAACCTCCGCAGCTCGTGCGACATGGTGAAGGTGCTCGGCAGCTACGCGCGGAGAGATCCCATCCGCCTCACCTCCATCCCGTGA
- a CDS encoding sodium-translocating pyrophosphatase: MKSAWFSKDALTKALSTISAVVTFLALLCSSPLALAAAQEGSAPQPSHHGGGEANLIVPRLDDVHIASFFGLSGASLLAVGVGVAILGLVFGLIVFTQLKNADVHVSMRDISELIYETCKTYLITQMKFILILEAFIGAIIVVYFGVMQNYFADGKTLQVLVILLFSIVGIAGSSAVAWFGIRVNTFANSRTAFAALRGKPFPCYAIPLKAGMSIGMLLISVELLIMLGILLVIPGDYAGPCFIGFAIGESLGASALRIAGGIFTKIADIGSDLMKIVFKIKEDDARNPGVIADCTGDNAGDSVGPSADGFETYGVTGVALISFILLAVKDPTGQHANVPVQVQLLVWIFAMRIVMVVASVVSYFINDAIAKGRYATADKMNFEHPLTMLVWITSIVSVLLTFVVSNALIPNLGDGTLWWKLSIIITCGTLAGAIIPEFVKVFTSTESGHVREVVTASREGGPSLNILAGLTAGNYSAYWLGFVLVALMGTAWWVSMQGLGALMTIGAVDASAVFAFGLVAFGFLGMGPVTIAVDSYGPVTDNAQSVYELSVIEQIPDIQDEVKKKFGFDVQFEKAKHFLEENDGAGNTFKATAKPVLIGTAVVGATTMIFSVVVVLTTNVTTGVPLSANLDKLSLLHPPFLLGLIAGGAMIYWFTGASTQAVTTGAYRAVEFIKANIKLEGVEKASITDSKKVVEICTVYAQKGMFNIFLTVFFGTLAFACAESFFFIGYLISIALFGLFQALFMANAGGAWDNAKKVVEVELKEKGSALHDATVVGDTVGDPFKDTSSVAMNPVIKFTTLFGLLAVELAEQIGSQSTRLAIAGVFFIISMFFVHRSFYGMRINAAARPAQPSTKDAPAPAE; encoded by the coding sequence ATGAAATCCGCATGGTTCTCGAAGGATGCGCTGACGAAGGCGCTATCCACGATTAGTGCCGTAGTCACGTTTCTCGCATTACTTTGCAGTTCACCGCTTGCGCTCGCAGCCGCGCAAGAAGGTTCAGCTCCGCAACCATCTCATCATGGTGGCGGTGAAGCGAACCTCATCGTTCCTCGATTGGACGATGTGCACATCGCTTCCTTCTTCGGTTTATCCGGGGCGAGTTTGCTCGCCGTCGGTGTGGGGGTGGCCATCCTTGGCCTGGTCTTTGGTCTGATCGTTTTTACGCAGCTCAAGAATGCAGATGTCCATGTCTCGATGAGGGACATCTCGGAGCTCATCTACGAGACGTGCAAGACGTACCTCATCACGCAGATGAAGTTCATCCTCATCCTCGAGGCCTTCATCGGCGCGATCATCGTCGTCTACTTCGGCGTCATGCAGAACTACTTCGCCGACGGGAAGACGCTGCAGGTCCTCGTTATCCTGCTGTTTTCCATCGTCGGCATTGCGGGTAGCTCGGCCGTTGCATGGTTCGGCATCCGGGTGAACACCTTCGCCAACTCGCGCACGGCCTTCGCGGCGCTGCGCGGCAAGCCGTTTCCCTGCTACGCCATTCCGCTCAAGGCCGGCATGAGCATCGGCATGTTGCTCATCAGTGTCGAGCTTCTGATCATGCTCGGCATCCTCCTGGTCATCCCGGGGGACTACGCCGGCCCATGTTTCATCGGCTTCGCCATCGGTGAATCGCTCGGCGCCTCGGCGCTCCGCATCGCCGGCGGCATTTTCACGAAAATTGCCGACATCGGTTCGGACTTGATGAAGATCGTCTTCAAGATCAAAGAAGACGACGCGCGCAATCCCGGCGTCATCGCCGACTGCACAGGCGACAACGCAGGCGACTCGGTCGGTCCCAGCGCCGACGGCTTCGAGACCTACGGCGTCACCGGCGTCGCGCTCATCTCGTTCATCCTCCTCGCCGTCAAAGACCCGACCGGCCAGCATGCGAACGTGCCCGTTCAAGTGCAGCTCTTGGTGTGGATCTTCGCCATGCGCATCGTCATGGTCGTGGCCAGCGTGGTGTCGTACTTCATCAACGACGCCATCGCCAAAGGGCGCTACGCCACCGCCGACAAGATGAACTTCGAGCATCCGTTGACCATGTTGGTGTGGATCACCTCCATCGTCAGCGTGCTTCTCACCTTCGTCGTGTCAAACGCGCTCATCCCGAACTTGGGCGATGGGACGTTGTGGTGGAAGCTTTCGATCATCATCACGTGCGGCACGCTCGCCGGCGCCATCATTCCGGAGTTCGTGAAGGTCTTCACGTCGACGGAATCGGGGCACGTGCGCGAGGTGGTGACGGCATCCCGCGAGGGTGGCCCGTCGCTCAACATCCTGGCGGGTCTCACGGCGGGTAACTACAGCGCATACTGGCTCGGGTTCGTGTTGGTCGCGCTCATGGGCACGGCCTGGTGGGTCAGCATGCAGGGCCTCGGTGCGCTCATGACCATCGGCGCGGTGGATGCGTCGGCGGTCTTCGCGTTCGGGCTCGTGGCCTTCGGCTTCTTGGGCATGGGGCCGGTCACCATCGCGGTCGACTCGTACGGTCCGGTGACGGACAACGCGCAGTCGGTCTACGAGCTGTCGGTCATCGAGCAGATTCCGGACATCCAAGACGAAGTGAAGAAGAAGTTCGGGTTCGACGTTCAATTCGAGAAGGCCAAGCACTTCCTCGAGGAGAACGATGGCGCGGGCAACACCTTCAAGGCGACGGCCAAGCCCGTGCTCATCGGCACAGCGGTGGTCGGTGCCACGACGATGATCTTCTCCGTCGTCGTGGTCCTCACGACGAACGTCACCACGGGCGTCCCGCTGTCGGCGAATCTGGACAAGCTTTCGCTGCTGCACCCCCCGTTCTTGCTCGGGCTCATCGCCGGCGGCGCGATGATCTACTGGTTCACCGGCGCGTCCACGCAGGCGGTGACCACGGGCGCGTACCGCGCGGTGGAGTTCATCAAGGCGAACATCAAGCTAGAAGGTGTCGAGAAAGCCTCGATCACCGATAGCAAGAAGGTCGTCGAGATTTGCACGGTGTACGCGCAGAAAGGCATGTTCAACATCTTCTTGACCGTGTTCTTCGGCACCCTGGCGTTTGCCTGCGCCGAGTCGTTCTTCTTCATCGGGTATCTGATCTCGATTGCGCTCTTCGGTTTGTTCCAAGCGCTCTTCATGGCCAATGCCGGCGGCGCCTGGGACAATGCCAAGAAGGTGGTCGAGGTCGAGTTGAAGGAGAAGGGCTCTGCCCTGCATGACGCCACGGTCGTCGGCGACACCGTGGGCGATCCCTTCAAGGACACGAGCTCGGTGGCCATGAACCCGGTCATCAAGTTCACCACGCTCTTCGGGCTTCTCGCCGTGGAGCTCGCCGAGCAAATCGGCTCGCAATCGACGCGCCTCGCCATTGCGGGCGTGTTCTTCATCATCTCGATGTTCTTCGTGCACCGCTCCTTCTACGGCATGCGCATCAACGCAGCCGCCCGCCCCGCACAGCCGTCGACCAAAGACGCGCCCGCCCCCGCGGAGTAG
- a CDS encoding GlsB/YeaQ/YmgE family stress response membrane protein: protein MSILLFLIFGFIVGLLARAIMPGEQKLSILMTTLVGVVGSFIGGFVGSLLHGGGDMFQLRTSGIIGSVIGALLILALLGYIGRRRLAH from the coding sequence ATGAGCATTCTCCTATTTCTGATTTTCGGTTTTATCGTCGGATTACTCGCCCGAGCCATCATGCCTGGCGAGCAAAAGTTGAGCATCTTGATGACCACGCTCGTCGGCGTGGTGGGCTCATTCATAGGAGGCTTCGTCGGAAGCCTGCTCCACGGCGGCGGCGATATGTTCCAATTGCGCACGTCCGGAATCATCGGAAGCGTCATTGGCGCGCTGCTGATTCTCGCGCTGCTCGGCTACATCGGCCGACGCCGCCTCGCACACTGA
- the obgE gene encoding GTPase ObgE: MKFVDSCEVKVVAGRGGNGCVAFRREKFVPFGGPSGGDGGKGGDVVFVTDEGLSTLLDLIYARTLKADDGEHGQGKDCYGRGGEDLIVRVPVGTEVYDKVTGERLFDLDTPQTHTVIVKGGRGGRGNIHFTTPQDRAPRRAEPGGEGEERELRLELKVLADAGLLGFPNVGKSTFIRACSRARPKVSDYPFTTLVPHLGVVSIGEDANFVIADIPGLIPGAAQGAGLGVRFLKHVERTRALLHLISVDPGEGRDPISDYDALLHELRQFDPELAERPTVVAMSKMDLPHVQEAFGPAKEHFRERNIDLLPVSAATGEGVREVLIALHRLVKDIKPE; encoded by the coding sequence GTGAAGTTCGTCGATAGTTGCGAAGTCAAAGTGGTGGCCGGCCGTGGGGGAAATGGCTGCGTCGCGTTTCGTCGTGAAAAGTTCGTCCCGTTTGGCGGTCCGTCGGGCGGCGACGGCGGCAAGGGTGGCGACGTGGTGTTCGTCACGGACGAAGGCCTGTCGACCCTGCTCGACTTGATCTACGCCCGCACGTTAAAGGCGGACGACGGCGAGCACGGCCAGGGCAAAGACTGCTACGGGCGGGGGGGAGAAGACCTCATCGTCCGCGTCCCCGTGGGGACCGAGGTCTACGACAAGGTCACCGGCGAGCGCCTTTTCGATTTGGATACACCGCAAACGCACACCGTCATTGTCAAAGGCGGACGCGGGGGACGGGGCAATATCCATTTTACGACGCCCCAGGATCGTGCGCCGCGTCGCGCCGAACCGGGCGGCGAGGGCGAGGAACGCGAGCTGCGTTTGGAGCTCAAAGTCCTCGCAGATGCTGGCCTTTTGGGCTTTCCCAACGTCGGAAAGTCGACGTTCATCCGCGCCTGCTCACGGGCCCGGCCCAAGGTGTCGGACTACCCCTTTACGACGTTGGTGCCCCACTTGGGTGTCGTGTCCATCGGCGAAGACGCCAATTTCGTCATTGCCGACATTCCCGGTTTGATTCCCGGCGCCGCCCAGGGTGCCGGGCTCGGGGTGCGCTTTTTGAAGCACGTGGAGCGCACACGCGCTCTGCTGCACCTCATTAGCGTCGACCCCGGTGAGGGGCGCGACCCTATTTCGGATTACGATGCGCTGCTTCATGAATTGCGTCAATTCGATCCGGAATTGGCCGAGCGGCCGACAGTCGTCGCCATGAGCAAAATGGATTTGCCCCACGTCCAGGAGGCCTTCGGGCCGGCCAAAGAGCATTTCCGTGAGCGAAATATCGATTTGCTGCCTGTTTCGGCCGCCACCGGCGAGGGTGTTCGCGAGGTGCTCATTGCGCTGCACAGGCTGGTGAAAGACATCAAACCGGAGTGA
- a CDS encoding EscU/YscU/HrcU family type III secretion system export apparatus switch protein, producing the protein MKTEEPTPRRLRKARAEGDSGASSYAAGSLGFLAAVLTVPAAAYALKDWAAEALRLAIGRAGELDPQVSLDAWAIGRPVLLYAVPLLAAAAGTVVTATVVQTGGVITAKRVAPELRRINVLEGARQLFSREHAFTVGRAFFSAALIATFAYAGLRAHTADIAALAGRVPHIAPAGAIIALRLARSAAILGLAVGALDLVVRRRLWLSRLRMTKAEVDRERRESEGDPEWKAARARAHHERMVQATRAELRDAAVLVVGRTLAVALRYREGDRAPVLIAREEGARAHAVAQTAHELGVPVIEEATLAAALSSVAVGDEIPASLYDAAAEVIHQARTR; encoded by the coding sequence ATGAAGACGGAGGAGCCCACCCCGAGACGCCTGCGCAAAGCGCGCGCGGAAGGTGACAGCGGGGCGAGCTCCTACGCCGCGGGATCCCTAGGCTTTTTGGCCGCGGTGCTCACCGTTCCCGCGGCGGCGTACGCCTTGAAAGATTGGGCCGCGGAGGCGCTTCGCCTGGCCATTGGCCGCGCCGGCGAGCTCGATCCGCAGGTGTCGCTCGACGCATGGGCGATCGGTCGGCCGGTGCTCCTCTATGCGGTGCCCCTTTTGGCGGCAGCCGCAGGGACCGTGGTCACGGCCACCGTCGTTCAGACCGGAGGTGTCATCACCGCGAAGCGGGTCGCCCCGGAGCTGCGGCGCATCAACGTGCTCGAGGGGGCGCGTCAGCTTTTCTCACGCGAGCACGCCTTCACCGTCGGCCGCGCCTTTTTCTCGGCGGCGCTCATTGCGACGTTTGCGTACGCCGGGCTGCGCGCACACACGGCGGACATCGCCGCCTTGGCGGGGCGCGTGCCGCACATCGCACCGGCGGGAGCGATCATCGCGCTTCGCCTCGCGCGGAGTGCGGCCATCCTGGGCCTCGCCGTGGGCGCGCTCGACTTGGTGGTGCGCCGGCGTCTCTGGCTCTCGCGCCTTCGCATGACCAAGGCGGAAGTCGACCGCGAACGCAGGGAAAGCGAGGGCGATCCCGAGTGGAAAGCCGCTCGCGCACGCGCCCACCACGAGCGCATGGTGCAGGCCACCCGCGCCGAACTGCGCGATGCCGCGGTGCTCGTCGTCGGGCGCACCCTCGCCGTGGCCCTGCGCTACCGCGAAGGGGACCGCGCCCCGGTTCTCATCGCGCGCGAAGAAGGAGCCCGCGCCCACGCCGTCGCCCAGACCGCGCACGAACTCGGCGTCCCCGTCATCGAGGAAGCCACGCTCGCAGCCGCCCTGTCGAGCGTCGCCGTGGGCGACGAGATCCCCGCATCGCTCTACGACGCCGCCGCCGAAGTGATCCACCAAGCGCGCACGCGCTAA
- a CDS encoding PspA/IM30 family protein, which yields MGIFDRMGKVISSNVNSLLDKAEDDRKLLDLTVEEMAEQLKRGQKEVISAVASAKQLKKKHDDLVAEAEKWERRAELALKTGDEALAREALKQKKRVTGEAENVERSRQEQQNHALDMKAELERMEQKLEEIKMRKSTIATRAEQARSGTEGLGARGGSNAFENFRRMEEKIEGREAQNSAMAEVEEALGNPEKTRDLEARFRDLERSGGGGGSGDGAGKSDIDDELAALKKRIRV from the coding sequence ATGGGAATCTTCGACCGGATGGGTAAGGTCATCTCGAGCAATGTGAACAGTTTGCTCGATAAAGCGGAGGATGACCGAAAGCTCCTCGATCTCACGGTCGAGGAAATGGCGGAGCAGCTCAAACGCGGGCAGAAGGAAGTCATCTCCGCGGTGGCGAGCGCCAAGCAGCTCAAAAAGAAGCACGACGACTTGGTCGCCGAGGCGGAAAAGTGGGAACGCCGTGCCGAGCTCGCTCTCAAGACGGGGGACGAGGCCCTGGCCCGCGAAGCGCTGAAGCAGAAGAAGCGCGTCACCGGCGAAGCGGAAAACGTCGAGAGGTCTCGGCAGGAGCAGCAAAATCACGCGCTGGACATGAAGGCCGAGCTCGAGCGGATGGAGCAGAAGCTCGAAGAGATCAAGATGCGCAAGTCGACCATCGCGACGCGCGCCGAGCAGGCACGCTCCGGCACCGAGGGGCTGGGCGCCCGCGGCGGGTCGAACGCCTTCGAGAACTTCCGCCGCATGGAGGAGAAGATCGAGGGGCGCGAGGCGCAGAACAGCGCGATGGCCGAGGTGGAGGAAGCCCTCGGTAACCCGGAGAAAACGCGCGATCTCGAGGCGCGGTTCCGAGACTTGGAGCGATCGGGCGGGGGCGGCGGAAGCGGCGACGGTGCAGGTAAATCCGACATCGACGACGAGCTGGCCGCGTTGAAGAAGCGCATTCGGGTTTGA
- the lpdA gene encoding dihydrolipoyl dehydrogenase: MATRTVDAVVIGAGTGGYPCAIRLGQLKQKVIIVEKDEVGGVCLNWGCIPSKALISASHTYEKAKNGATMGLLADNVRVDVPKMQEWKGGIVKKLTGGVRTLLKTNGAELIVGTARITGPNTVEITTREGQKETIDARAIVVATGSTTIEIPTFKFDGKQIIGAKEAVSLKEVPKRLLVIGGGVIGLELGTVYQKLGSELTVVEATPSLLPGTDPELTAVVERKLVKHGAKIFKNAKALGYEKNKDGSLAVKVDLGEGKHDTLVVDTVLVSVGMRPNSAGFGLEELGVKIDKGFVPSDLNGRTNIPSIYSVGDVSGQPMLAHKATKEGEVVAEIIAGHKAAKDWVSIPGVIFTDPEIATGGLTEAQAKERGIDVRIGKFPFTALGKAMAINETDGFIKVVADKKSHELLGVHIVGPEASNMISEGMLALEMHSFLEDIGLTVHPHPTLGEAMMEAAQHALGHAIHIMNKNQ, from the coding sequence ATGGCGACGAGGACGGTTGATGCGGTCGTAATTGGGGCGGGAACGGGCGGTTACCCCTGCGCGATCCGCTTGGGACAGCTCAAACAGAAGGTCATCATCGTCGAAAAGGACGAAGTGGGAGGCGTGTGCCTCAACTGGGGATGCATCCCGTCGAAGGCCCTGATTTCCGCGAGCCACACGTACGAAAAGGCCAAGAACGGCGCCACGATGGGCCTTCTCGCCGACAACGTCCGCGTCGACGTTCCGAAGATGCAGGAGTGGAAGGGCGGCATCGTCAAGAAGCTCACCGGCGGCGTCCGCACCCTGCTCAAGACGAACGGGGCGGAGCTCATCGTTGGCACGGCCCGCATCACCGGACCGAACACGGTGGAGATCACCACGCGCGAAGGTCAGAAAGAGACCATCGATGCGCGCGCGATCGTCGTGGCCACCGGCTCGACGACCATCGAGATTCCGACGTTCAAGTTCGACGGCAAGCAGATCATCGGCGCCAAAGAAGCGGTGAGCCTCAAGGAGGTGCCCAAGCGCCTTCTGGTCATCGGCGGCGGCGTCATCGGCCTCGAGCTCGGCACCGTGTACCAGAAGCTGGGCTCGGAGCTCACCGTCGTGGAGGCCACGCCGAGCCTGCTCCCCGGCACGGATCCGGAGCTCACCGCGGTGGTCGAGCGCAAGCTCGTGAAGCACGGCGCGAAGATCTTCAAGAACGCCAAGGCGCTCGGCTACGAGAAGAACAAGGACGGCTCCCTCGCCGTGAAGGTGGACCTGGGCGAGGGCAAACACGACACGCTCGTCGTCGACACGGTGCTCGTCTCCGTGGGCATGCGGCCCAACAGCGCGGGCTTCGGCCTCGAGGAGCTGGGCGTCAAGATCGACAAGGGCTTCGTTCCGTCGGACCTGAACGGCCGCACGAACATCCCGTCGATCTACTCCGTGGGTGACGTGTCCGGGCAGCCGATGCTCGCGCACAAGGCCACGAAGGAGGGCGAGGTCGTGGCCGAGATCATCGCTGGCCACAAGGCGGCGAAGGACTGGGTCTCCATCCCGGGCGTCATCTTCACCGATCCGGAAATCGCCACCGGCGGCCTCACCGAGGCGCAGGCCAAAGAGCGCGGCATCGACGTGCGCATCGGCAAATTCCCCTTCACCGCGCTCGGCAAGGCCATGGCCATCAACGAGACGGATGGCTTCATCAAGGTGGTCGCGGACAAGAAGAGCCACGAGCTGCTCGGCGTTCACATCGTCGGGCCCGAGGCGAGCAACATGATCAGCGAGGGCATGCTCGCCCTGGAGATGCACTCGTTCCTCGAGGACATCGGCCTCACGGTGCACCCGCACCCGACCCTGGGCGAAGCCATGATGGAGGCGGCCCAGCACGCGCTCGGCCACGCCATCCACATCATGAACAAGAATCAGTAA